AAGTTACAAGCACTCATCACCATGCTCAGtccttattttaattatgtattagaGAATTCTGAAGAGGCATTGATTAAATGccatgatatatatatttaatttcagGTTTTGGGGGGTTctgcttgtttgggtttttgtttgttttgtttttctagacagggtttctctatgtagccctggctgtcctggaactcgctttgtagaccaggctggcctggaactcacagagctccacctgcctctgcctcttgagtgctggggttaaaggcacttgtcaccactggtttgttttttaatagtcttaaaaaggaaatttggccgggtggtggtggtgcacgcctttaatcccagcactcgggaggcagagccaggcggatctctgtgagttcaaggccagcctgggctaccaagtgagctccaggaaaggctcaaagctacgcagagaaaccctgtcttgaaaaaccagaaaaaaaaaaaaaaaaaggaaatttatttagCTGGGTGTTggggtgcatgcttttaatcctagcacttagaaggcagagaggatctctgtgagttcaagaccagctggtctatataatgagttccaggttagccagagaTGAATAGTGAGAACAtctctctctaaataaataagaagaaaagagatttatttttgtcCACTAAGAACAGAAGCAGGCATAGGGTCCACTGGAAatgcagttacaggtggttattaactatgtgagtgctgagattctaacctgggtcctccggaagggcagcctatgctcttaactgctgagacatcgcTCAGCCTCTTATTTGAGGTTTGTAAAACAGAGCTGGGGGCTGAAGTAGTTCTGCAGACATACATAccggcaaaacactcatattcataaatattcttaatttaaaaGTGAATCGATTTAAAGGAAGTAGAACTAGATGGCCAGACTCAGGTGGGGGCTTCGTTAGTGGATGAAGTTAGAAGAATGAATATCGCAATCAGCTCAGCTCGGTCCACATGGGGCCAGCTCTCATCTCTACCTTTCTGTAACTTCCTGGTTTGCTTTCCAGGGATTATTGTCTCCGTGTTTCAGGTAAGGAAACAGGCACTTTAAGGCAAGAAACTCTGTGGCGTGTGCCTGTAAAtgcctagcatttgggaagtggaggttcaggagttcaaggtcatcctcacctacacagtgagttcaagttcagactgggctacttgagaccttgtctcaatccCACCCAACCCTCCCAAAGGAGAGCCCAGGAAGAAATTGCTAATGAGGGGGCTAAGGTTCCGACCAAGGGCCTTGACCCAGGTCCTGCTCTTGCCCCAAAGCAGTCCTGGATGCCGGGACGGAGGTGGGAGGCTTAGGGTGCAGGTTTCGAGAGGTGTCGTTGGCTGCCCTGGACCCAGCACCTGTCTAGACCTAAGACTGAAACCAACCCGGAGAAAGAGCGTAGTGATGACTTTGGCAAGGGACCCGTTGCCATGGGAACAAACGAAGGCCTGAGGCGCGCGCATGCGCACAGCCTGAAAGGGGGCGCTGAACCGGTGAAAGGTGACGTAAAGCGCCCGGGGTGGGGCGGAGGGCTCACACTGTAGGAGCTGCAGCCCTTGGTGTTCACAGCAGAGAGAAGGCGCGAGACGGTGAGGACGGAGGGTGTCCGGCGCCCGGCCACACGCCATCCGAGCGAACCGCGAGGACCACACCGGCCCCGCTGCTGAGGCCCCGCCTCTCGGACCTCGGGACTAATCGGATTGAAAGCGCGCCGGCCCCGGGCCCCGAACTCGCCAATTGAGGAGGGCGGCAGTCACCGCCCAATCCGGGGCAGACAGGTGCGAGGTCCGGAAGGTGCAGGCCAATCGGCAGCGGTTGCGGCCTGCGGGGGCTGGGCTCAGCCAATGAGGAGGCTCGAGTGACAGCTGAGCGCGCCAATCGGGAGTGAGGAGCGGTCGTGCCCGCCCGCCCTTCCGGCCGGAGCTCTATTTACCAGGGGCGTGCAGCCTGCTTGCCAATCAGAGTGCGGCTGAGCGGCCGGACAGCCAACCCCGGAGGAGCGGCCGGCTGGCGGCCGCCGCACCTAGGAGTTGGGATGTCCTACAAACCCATCGCGCCCGCCCCCAGCAGTACCCCCGGCTCCAGCACCCCCGGGCCAGGCACTCCGGTCCCTACAGGTGAGGCTCCAACTCCACCCTTGCTCCCCTTGTCCGGGCAGTCGAGGTCTTGGAGAGGAACGGCTCGAGTTTTGCAATACGGGGCCTGCTGGGCGAGCCTTGCTCAGCCTCAGTTTGCTGGGCTGTGAAGTGGGCGTGGTCACGGAGAGATTGTAGGTGGAGCGCAGGGGGAGGAGTGGGCCTCTGAAGTTGTTCGGCGTGGAATGAAGAAGCGTGCCTTTGGAGACAGTCAGGCGAGCGGTCCAGGGAGGGGAAGGCTGTGACGAGGCCCTTGCCACACGCTGACCTCCTCTTCCTCGTGCTTTTGCAGCCGGAAGTGTCCCGTCGCCGTCGGGCTCCGTGCCAGGAGCCGCAGCCCCTTTCAGGCCACTGTTTAACGACTTTGGACCGCCCTCCATGGGGTATGTACAGGTGAGTGTGGCCACGAGCTTGCTTATGGATGAGGACAGGAGGTCCCCTCGGGGTCTGAGGtcacttctctgtcttcttttgaCAGGCGATGAAGCCGCCTGGTTCCCAGGGCTCTCAGAGCACCTACACGGACCTGCTGTCCGTCATAGAGGAGATGGGCAAAGAGATCCGGCCGACCTATGCTGGTAGCAAGAGTGCGATGGAGCGCCTCAAGAGAGGTGAGTGAAGACACGGGCCCGCCCTTGCTCTGCCCAGGACACCAACCCTGAACATTAAGACATTTCATTAAGGACCCCTGGGCCAGCCCAGATTGGGTCAGAACCTCTACCCAGACAGGTGTTTCAAAATGAACtcgagcagggcggtggtggcgcacgcctttaatcccagcacttgggaggcagaggcaggcggatctctgtgagttcgaggctagcctgggctaccaagtgagttccaggaaaggcgcaaaagctacatagagaaaccctgtctcaaaaaaccaaaaaatgaacTCGAGTCAGCCTCCAAGGAAGTGCCCGGGACCTCAGGGTGATTGTGAGGGTTAGCTAAACCTTTAATCTCATCCAGCCGCATTAGAGTAGACCTGCTCCTGCTGAAccttgcagggggtgggggagtgtctGCCCCAAAGGGTGTGAGTGGTGGCTGTGGAAGGTTGCTGAGACCCCGTTTGTTATTTTCCTGTCCTCACCTCAGGCATCATCCATGCCCGGGCACTGGTCAGAGAGTGCTTGGCAGAGACAGAACGCAACGCCCGCACGTAACAGGAAGCACCTTGGCCTTTTCGTCGGGACCTTTCCGGCCACTGCAGAGCACCTGCTTCTCCTTGGCCTTCACCCCAAGTTGCTTCCTATCCTGGGCTTCCTGTCCTGTGTCCCTCGGTGGGCGTCCTCCAGGAACCAGGTAGCAGATCTTCCTCCAGTTGGCTCTACAAACTGGGCCCCTCCCTCTGCAGGAGTGAGCGGAGAGGCCACCGTGGGTCCCACCCGTGACCTGCTCACAGTGCTGGGCCAACTGTAGCCTGCTCCTGTGTGTGGCCCCACCACATCGCACTTACTTCttaactctgtagtccaggcttcCTCCTCCCTGTCCAGCTGGAGTGCAGCGGGTCTCCCTGCCTCGTCTCTGGGGCCACAGCCAACTTTTTTTGGTGTGTCTTTTACTAAATATGccctttttatataaataaaagatgaTTTGGAGTCATTCTCTCAGCTCTGAGCTTTTCTGTGTCTGGTTCCTCTGGGGAAGCTGGGTGGCCCCGGCAGGAGGGGAATCGGGGAGGCTGCCTGAACCGAGCTGTGCCTTCCCACCCAGTCCATTGCCACCTCGGGCTCTGCGCCTTCCAGCTGGGGGAGCCGCTGAAAGCAGCTTGGCCAGTGGTGGGCACGCCTGCATCATCGTGCGGTGCCACCAGGGGGCAGCGCAGGACC
The nucleotide sequence above comes from Peromyscus maniculatus bairdii isolate BWxNUB_F1_BW_parent chromosome 1, HU_Pman_BW_mat_3.1, whole genome shotgun sequence. Encoded proteins:
- the Cdk2ap2 gene encoding cyclin-dependent kinase 2-associated protein 2; translated protein: MSYKPIAPAPSSTPGSSTPGPGTPVPTAGSVPSPSGSVPGAAAPFRPLFNDFGPPSMGYVQAMKPPGSQGSQSTYTDLLSVIEEMGKEIRPTYAGSKSAMERLKRGIIHARALVRECLAETERNART